A part of Prionailurus viverrinus isolate Anna chromosome E1, UM_Priviv_1.0, whole genome shotgun sequence genomic DNA contains:
- the NSRP1 gene encoding nuclear speckle splicing regulatory protein 1 isoform X2: MKQTKLEIQKALAEDSTVYEYDSIYDEMQKKREENNPKLLLGKDRKPKYIHNLLKAVEIRKKEQEKRMEKKIQREREMEKGEFDDKEAFVTSAYKKKLQERAEEEEREKRAAALEARLDVTKQKDLSGFYRHLLNQAVGEEEVPTCSFREARSGIKEEKSRGYSDEVSSENRIPHEKCILQTVVQVEENPDADSDFDANSSEDDEMEENKKANARRERVTETSKSDSKHQRNQIHSRSSSEEREHGTKCHTKRSKSRVHEKREDQHQERQSRDHENYYNDRDYRKEKKDSHRHREASHRDSHWKRHEQEDKLRGRDQRERNDRDWKREKDREKYSPREQERERQRNNHDRYSEKGGEKEEKSKEEHVKPRKERYENSDKYRHREQREISIQSSERNREKKESSPNSRAKDRFLDQEKSNKMRNMDKERNPEKPSSSETSVGAKHRLTEEYQEMGKEQEGPHEVGNKFAKRNNEETVMSARDRYLARQMARVNAKTYIEKEDD; the protein is encoded by the exons ATGAAACAG aCCAAACTAGAAATCCAGAAGGCCCTTGCAGAAGATTCCACTGTATATGAATATGACAGTATTTATgatgaaatgcagaaaaaaagggaggaaaataatCCCAAATTGCTTTTGGGAAAAGACCGAAAG CCCAAGTATATTCACAACTTACTAAAAGCAGTTGAAATcagaaaaaaggaacaggaaaagagaatggaaaagaaaatacagagagaacgagagatggagaagggagagTTTGATGATAAAGAGGCATTTGTGACATCTGCTTATAAGAAAAAACTGCAAGAGAGagctgaagaggaagaaagagaaaaaagggctGCTGCACTTGAAG CCCGTTTGGATGTAACCAAGCAGAAAGATCTCAGTGGATTTTATAGACACCTATTAAATCAAGCAGTTGGTGAAGAGGAAGTACCTACATGCAGCTTTCGTGAAGCCAG gtctggaataaaggaagagaaatcaaggggtTATTCTGATGAAGTAAGTTCAGAGAACAGAATACCACATGAGAAATGCATTCTCCAAACTGTTGTGCAAGTAGAGGAAAACCCAGATGCAGATAGCGACTTTGATGCTAATAGCAGTGAggatgatgaaatggaagaaaataaaaaagcaaacgcAAGAAGGGAGAGGGTCACAGAGACCTCCAAGAGTGACTCTAAACATCAGAGGAATCAAATCCACTCACGGTCTTCTAGTGAAGAAAGAGAGCATGGTACCAAATGCCACACAAAAAGGTCCAAGTCAAGAGTTCATGAGAAAAGGGAAGATCAGCACCAAGAGAGACAATCCAGAGATCATGAGAACTATTACAATGACCGTGATTAccgaaaagaaaagaaggattcCCACAGGCACCGAGAAGCCAGCCATAGAGATTCCCACTGGAAGAGGCATGAACAAGAAGATAAACTGAGGGGAAGagaccaaagagaaagaaatgacagagattggaaaagggagaaagacagggagaaataTTCCccaagagaacaagaaagagagagacaacgaAATAATCATGATCGATACagtgagaaaggaggagagaaggaagagaaaagcaaagaagagcATGTGAaaccaaggaaagaaagatatgaaaacaGTGATAAGTACAGACATAGAGAACAACGAGAAATAAGTATTCAGTCTTCAGAAAGAAACcgagagaaaaaagaaagcagcccAAATTCTAGGGCAAAGGATAGGTTTCTTGACCAGGAAAAATCcaataaaatgagaaacatggacaaagaaagaaacccagagaAACCCTCCAGTTCTGAAACATCAGTAGGAGCAAAACATAGACTCACAGAGGAATACCAAGAGATGGGCAAAGAACAAGAGGGACCACATGAAGTGGGGAACAAGTTTGCAAAGCGAAATAATGAAGAAACTGTAATGTCGGCTAGAGATAGGTACCTGGCCAGGCAGATGGCACGGGTTAATGCAAAGACATATATTGAGAAAGAAGATGATTGA
- the NSRP1 gene encoding nuclear speckle splicing regulatory protein 1 isoform X1, giving the protein MAIPGRQYGLILPKKAQQLHPVLQKPSVFGNDSDDDDETSVSESLQREAAKKQAMKQTKLEIQKALAEDSTVYEYDSIYDEMQKKREENNPKLLLGKDRKPKYIHNLLKAVEIRKKEQEKRMEKKIQREREMEKGEFDDKEAFVTSAYKKKLQERAEEEEREKRAAALEARLDVTKQKDLSGFYRHLLNQAVGEEEVPTCSFREARSGIKEEKSRGYSDEVSSENRIPHEKCILQTVVQVEENPDADSDFDANSSEDDEMEENKKANARRERVTETSKSDSKHQRNQIHSRSSSEEREHGTKCHTKRSKSRVHEKREDQHQERQSRDHENYYNDRDYRKEKKDSHRHREASHRDSHWKRHEQEDKLRGRDQRERNDRDWKREKDREKYSPREQERERQRNNHDRYSEKGGEKEEKSKEEHVKPRKERYENSDKYRHREQREISIQSSERNREKKESSPNSRAKDRFLDQEKSNKMRNMDKERNPEKPSSSETSVGAKHRLTEEYQEMGKEQEGPHEVGNKFAKRNNEETVMSARDRYLARQMARVNAKTYIEKEDD; this is encoded by the exons acCTCCGTGAGTGAAAGCCTTCAGAGGGAAGCTGCTAAGAAGCAAGCAATGAAACAG aCCAAACTAGAAATCCAGAAGGCCCTTGCAGAAGATTCCACTGTATATGAATATGACAGTATTTATgatgaaatgcagaaaaaaagggaggaaaataatCCCAAATTGCTTTTGGGAAAAGACCGAAAG CCCAAGTATATTCACAACTTACTAAAAGCAGTTGAAATcagaaaaaaggaacaggaaaagagaatggaaaagaaaatacagagagaacgagagatggagaagggagagTTTGATGATAAAGAGGCATTTGTGACATCTGCTTATAAGAAAAAACTGCAAGAGAGagctgaagaggaagaaagagaaaaaagggctGCTGCACTTGAAG CCCGTTTGGATGTAACCAAGCAGAAAGATCTCAGTGGATTTTATAGACACCTATTAAATCAAGCAGTTGGTGAAGAGGAAGTACCTACATGCAGCTTTCGTGAAGCCAG gtctggaataaaggaagagaaatcaaggggtTATTCTGATGAAGTAAGTTCAGAGAACAGAATACCACATGAGAAATGCATTCTCCAAACTGTTGTGCAAGTAGAGGAAAACCCAGATGCAGATAGCGACTTTGATGCTAATAGCAGTGAggatgatgaaatggaagaaaataaaaaagcaaacgcAAGAAGGGAGAGGGTCACAGAGACCTCCAAGAGTGACTCTAAACATCAGAGGAATCAAATCCACTCACGGTCTTCTAGTGAAGAAAGAGAGCATGGTACCAAATGCCACACAAAAAGGTCCAAGTCAAGAGTTCATGAGAAAAGGGAAGATCAGCACCAAGAGAGACAATCCAGAGATCATGAGAACTATTACAATGACCGTGATTAccgaaaagaaaagaaggattcCCACAGGCACCGAGAAGCCAGCCATAGAGATTCCCACTGGAAGAGGCATGAACAAGAAGATAAACTGAGGGGAAGagaccaaagagaaagaaatgacagagattggaaaagggagaaagacagggagaaataTTCCccaagagaacaagaaagagagagacaacgaAATAATCATGATCGATACagtgagaaaggaggagagaaggaagagaaaagcaaagaagagcATGTGAaaccaaggaaagaaagatatgaaaacaGTGATAAGTACAGACATAGAGAACAACGAGAAATAAGTATTCAGTCTTCAGAAAGAAACcgagagaaaaaagaaagcagcccAAATTCTAGGGCAAAGGATAGGTTTCTTGACCAGGAAAAATCcaataaaatgagaaacatggacaaagaaagaaacccagagaAACCCTCCAGTTCTGAAACATCAGTAGGAGCAAAACATAGACTCACAGAGGAATACCAAGAGATGGGCAAAGAACAAGAGGGACCACATGAAGTGGGGAACAAGTTTGCAAAGCGAAATAATGAAGAAACTGTAATGTCGGCTAGAGATAGGTACCTGGCCAGGCAGATGGCACGGGTTAATGCAAAGACATATATTGAGAAAGAAGATGATTGA